In Gossypium arboreum isolate Shixiya-1 chromosome 5, ASM2569848v2, whole genome shotgun sequence, a single genomic region encodes these proteins:
- the LOC108449988 gene encoding protein LIGHT-DEPENDENT SHORT HYPOCOTYLS 4-like — protein sequence MSAAVAAAAAAASVSSKTTSSSHHPSNQAPNHGWIPFFQAPAQRAPLPALSRYESQKRRDWKAFVEYLKKHRPQLGLSRCTGVHVLEFLDYQFGNTKLHTRNCPFWGNPPDPPSPCSCSCPLDQAWSSLDGVVGRLRVAFEENGGQPETNPFSAHVVRLYLRDLRDAQAKARGIAYTF from the coding sequence ATGTCAGCAGCTGTTGCCGCCGCCGCCGCCGCCGCCAGCGTCTCATCTAAAACCACTTCTTCTTCTCATCATCCAAGTAACCAGGCGCCGAACCATGGCTGGATACCCTTTTTCCAAGCACCGGCACAACGTGCACCGCTCCCAGCTTTGAGCCGCTACGAATCTCAGAAGCGACGTGACTGGAAGGCGTTTGTGGAGTACCTGAAGAAGCATCGCCCCCAGTTGGGTCTCTCCCGCTGCACCGGAGTGCATGTGCTTGAATTCTTGGACTATCAGTTCGGGAATACTAAACTCCACACACGGAACTGTCCTTTTTGGGGCAACCCTCCTGACCCACCATCGCCATGCTCATGCTCTTGCCCTCTCGACCAAGCATGGAGCAGCTTGGATGGTGTGGTAGGGCGCCTCCGTGTAGCTTTTGAGGAGAACGGAGGCCAACCAGAGACCAACCCTTTCAGTGCCCATGTTGTGAGGCTGTACCTAAGGGACCTCAGGGATGCTCAAGCCAAGGCTAGAGGAATTGCTTATACCTTTTGA